AGCGGGTCCATGTTGATCGCGCTGGCGACCTGGAAGTGTGGGACGGTGGTCTTGGACTCGACCAGGCGTTTGGCGATGGTCTTGCGCATGCCGGGGACGGGGATGGATTTTTCTTCGAGGGTGGTGGGGACCGGCGCGGGGGCGGGGGTGCTGCCGGTGGTTTGATCCGCGCCTTCGCTGCGCTCAGGGGTGGCTTGGACGGGCGCGGAGGCGGTGCCCCGCTCGGCGGCTTTGAGGACATCGCGTTTGATGATGCGGCCGTCGGGGCCCGAGCCCTGGATGCTGGCGAGGTCGAGGTTGTGCTCCTCGGCGAGCTTGCGGGCGAGGGGGGAGACACGGACCTTGGTGGCGCTTGCACCCTCGGCTCCGCCCCCGGGCGTTTGTGCGGGTTTTGATGATGATGGCTGAGGGGGTTGATCCGCGTCTTCGCTGCGCTCAGGCGCGGCTTGTGATGTGGAACCGGCAGCTGCGGAAACCTCGGCGTTGGCGGCGTCTTCGACGGACTCGCCGTCGCCAGCGAGGACGAGGATCGCGTTGCCGATCGCGACGGTTTGGCCCTCGTCGATGACGAGCTTGGCGACGGTGCCGTCTTCGAAGGCCTGGAGTTCCATCGTGGCCTTGTCGGTCTCGACGTCGGCGAGGTGGTCGCCTGCGGAGACGGCGTCGCCGGGCTTGACGTTCCACTTGATGAGGGTGCCCTCTTCCATGGTGTCGGAGAGGCGTGGCATTTCAACGGTGATGGGCATGGGAGGGCTCTGGGACGGGGTGTGTTTGTGGTGCGTCTTCACCGGGGCGGTGTGCGAGCGTTGACGGGCGTCGCGACGCGGATGTGAGATTGTAGGGGATTGGTCGATCGGCCAGCGGGGCTGTCTTCGATCATCGGACAATCCGCTTAGCCGGGAGGAACCTTGCGCTGGGGCTGGGTGGCTGGCGCAAAAAAACCCCCGCCGGTTTGGGCGGGGGCTTTGTTAGGTTGCGTGGTTTGGCTGCGCGGTCGGCTTAGCTGTCGCGACGCCGGCGGAAGCCAGCGATGCCGAGCAGCGCGAGGCCTGCTGCCGCTGCGGTCGGGGTGGGGACGCCGGTTGCGCCGCCGTCACCACCGCCGTCGCCGCCACCGGTGTCGGGGGGCAGGACGCCGCCGCCTTCGAAGCTGGCGAGGCCGAAGCCCTCGACGTAGTTGTCGGAGACGAAGAGGTCTTGGAGGCGGACACCGATGTTGAAGCCCGAAGCGCCCAGGGCGGATTCGAGGTCTTCGAGGGTGACGCCCGAGCTGCCAGCGGCGAACGCGATGGTGGCGGATTCGCCTTCATCGACGCCCAGCCAGACGGCGGCCATGCCGGCGCTGGTGTTGCCGACTTCGTAGCTCACGAGCGAGTCGGTCCAGCCGGCGATGCTGGGGTCGGCGGAACCTTCGATGAAGTTCACGCCGCTGCCTGCGACGTCGGAGGTGTTGAGGTTACGCTCGAAGGCGCTGCTGGAGAGCAGGCCGCTGTCGCCCCAGCCCGACTCGATGTAGATGCCGGTGATGGCTGCGCCGTTGTCGGTCGAGTTGTTGTTGATGACGAACTCGAAGTCGTAGCCGGCCATGTCGGAGGCCTGGACGGTGACGGACAGATCGACACCGCTGTGGCTTGCGCCGCTGACGATGTTGAACGGCGCGGTGTCGGCCGAGGCCAGACCCGCGACGCTGACACAGGCGACGCCCGCGATCAAAGTTTTGGTGAGAACACTGTTCATAGTTGAGATCCTTCTTTCTTCCCTAGAGTCCGAGTTACCGGATCGGATCAAAGTCCGCCGGTCAAACAAAAATGGGGCCGAGTCTTTCTTGGTCCTGCGCCCACCGCAGGCCTCAAGCCCTGAAGTTGTATCAAGTCTGCCACAGAACCGATCTGAGGCAAGCCTAGTTCACAAAAAAATTATAGTCCATCTGCATGACAAGGGAAAGGGCCAACGCCCATAATCCTCACATTTTTTTCATCCTGCCAGTTACCCAAACTACCTAGCTTCATGCGTTTACGGCCTTTCTCAGCCCTCCGCCCCGCTGTGGCGGCGTGGGCAAGGACGACCGGAAAAAGCGGGACTTACACCGGACCCTGCCGATCGGCAGAATTAGCTCAGACGGATCAAGATTATCGGACGAACTTATCGATCAGACTGAACATCGATCAGGCGTTATAGGTCACGGCGCGCACTGCCTCGATAATCTTCCTGGCGTTAGGCAGCATGTCCTGCTCCCGGTCGCGGTTGTACGGGGCGGGGATATCGTCGTTGTTGACCCGGATGACCTGGTTATCGAGGTCGTCGAAGCACTGCTCGTAGATCTGCGTGGCGACCTCGGCCGCGACGGAGGCGAAGGGCCAGGACTGGTCGACCACCACGGCATAACTGGTCTTGCGGACGCTCTTGGCGATCGTCTCCATGTCCAGCGGGCGGTAGGTACGGACGTCCACGACCTCGACGTCGATGCCCTCCTCTTCCAGCGCCTCGGCGGCTTCGAGCGCGAAGTGGACGGGCCGGCCCGCGGAGATGAC
The sequence above is a segment of the Phycisphaeraceae bacterium D3-23 genome. Coding sequences within it:
- a CDS encoding dihydrolipoamide acetyltransferase family protein, which produces MPITVEMPRLSDTMEEGTLIKWNVKPGDAVSAGDHLADVETDKATMELQAFEDGTVAKLVIDEGQTVAIGNAILVLAGDGESVEDAANAEVSAAAGSTSQAAPERSEDADQPPQPSSSKPAQTPGGGAEGASATKVRVSPLARKLAEEHNLDLASIQGSGPDGRIIKRDVLKAAERGTASAPVQATPERSEGADQTTGSTPAPAPVPTTLEEKSIPVPGMRKTIAKRLVESKTTVPHFQVASAINMDPLIELRTTLNEQLASQGIKLSVNDFITRATALACIQHPAVNSSWMGDTIQQHGTVNVGTAISLPAERGGGLVVAVVRDVQNKGLRQISQEVRDLAKKARGRGLAPEEMSDSTITISNLGMPQYGVSQFTAIINPPNAAILAVGAAIEKPVVRTIDGQKQIVVGHEMTATISGDHRVIDGAIAAEYLTTLRHMIENPAGLLV